One genomic segment of Microbacterium maritypicum includes these proteins:
- a CDS encoding ATP-grasp domain-containing protein encodes MTKRVLVTGAGGPAGVAVIRSLLRRSDLTVFAADMDGWASGIYLVPPAQRRLVPPGRDDDFVPAIARLVAEDDLDLVISTVDVELIALAGRRDELAPAVLAAPSAETLHTALDKLALAERCAPTGLTPRTVLAGPDAEAVDWEFPVFAKPRQGAGSRGVRLVPDRAALEALPGDEGLIVQDFLPGEEYSVDVIADAAGTIVAAVPRTRARVDSGVAIAGRTVRDPELEETAASIARAIGLVGVANVQLRRDRSGRAVLLEVNPRFPGALPLTIAAGVDIPSLVADLFLGRELPVRIPFREIASVRFLEDVIVEIDDVLVSDHAGHQEEL; translated from the coding sequence ATGACCAAGCGGGTGCTGGTGACGGGTGCGGGCGGACCGGCGGGTGTCGCCGTGATCCGGTCGCTGCTTCGTCGATCGGATCTGACCGTGTTCGCCGCCGACATGGACGGCTGGGCGAGCGGCATCTACCTCGTGCCTCCGGCGCAGCGTCGGCTGGTGCCGCCGGGGAGGGATGACGACTTCGTGCCGGCGATCGCCCGGTTGGTCGCGGAAGACGACCTCGACCTGGTGATCTCGACCGTCGACGTCGAACTCATCGCCCTCGCGGGTCGGCGCGACGAGCTGGCCCCTGCCGTCCTGGCAGCGCCCTCGGCGGAGACTCTGCACACCGCGCTCGACAAGCTCGCTCTCGCCGAGCGCTGCGCACCGACCGGACTCACCCCGCGCACCGTCCTCGCAGGACCGGACGCCGAGGCCGTCGACTGGGAGTTCCCTGTCTTCGCCAAGCCGCGTCAGGGGGCGGGCAGCCGCGGTGTGCGGCTGGTCCCCGATCGCGCAGCCCTTGAGGCGCTGCCGGGCGACGAGGGGCTCATCGTGCAGGACTTCCTCCCGGGGGAGGAGTACTCCGTCGATGTCATCGCCGACGCCGCGGGCACCATCGTCGCCGCGGTGCCCCGCACCCGCGCCAGGGTCGATTCCGGTGTGGCGATCGCCGGACGCACCGTGCGCGACCCCGAGCTCGAGGAGACGGCAGCATCGATCGCGCGCGCGATCGGGCTCGTCGGCGTCGCGAACGTGCAGCTGCGTCGCGATCGCAGCGGCCGGGCGGTGCTGCTCGAGGTCAACCCACGCTTCCCCGGTGCCCTGCCCCTGACGATCGCGGCCGGTGTCGACATCCCGTCGCTCGTCGCCGATCTGTTCCTCGGGCGCGAGCTGCCCGTGCGTATCCCGTTCCGCGAGATCGCCTCGGTGCGCTTCCTGGAGGATGTGATCGTCGAGATCGACGACGTGCTGGTCTCCGACCATGCGGGGCATCAGGAGGAGCTGTGA
- the guaB gene encoding IMP dehydrogenase yields MEQHDPFGFVGLTYDDVLLLPGHTDVIPSEADTSSRITRRISVATPLLSSAMDTVTESRMAIAMAREGGIGILHRNLSIADQAAHVDRVKRSESGMITDPITTTQDATVEEVDNLCAKYRISGLPVVDDEGKLVGIITNRDMRFVSGFERQTTFVKDVMTRENLVTAPVGVAAGEVIALFAKHRVEKLPLIDGDGKLAGLITIKDFDKSEKYPLATKDDQGRLRVGAAIGFFGDAWERAEALRDAGVDVLVVDTANGQSQGVIDLVRRLKADESFAHIDIIGGNVATREGAQALIDAGVDAVKVGVGPGSICTTRVVAGVGVPQVTAVYEASLAARPAGVPVIADGGLQYSGDIAKALVAGADAVMLGSLLAGTDESPGEIVFQSGKQFKQYRGMGSLGAMQTRGKQTSYSKDRYFQADVPSDDKLIPEGIEGQVPYRGPLSAVAYQLVGGLRQSMFYVGARTIEELKTRGKFVRITSAGLKESHPHDVQIVVEAPNYKK; encoded by the coding sequence ATGGAACAGCACGATCCCTTCGGCTTCGTCGGGCTGACGTACGATGACGTGCTGCTGCTCCCCGGGCACACCGATGTGATCCCGAGCGAGGCCGACACCTCGTCGCGGATCACGCGCCGCATCTCGGTCGCCACCCCGCTGCTCTCCAGCGCGATGGACACGGTCACCGAGTCGCGCATGGCGATCGCGATGGCGCGCGAGGGCGGCATCGGAATCCTCCACCGCAACCTCTCCATCGCCGACCAGGCCGCGCACGTCGACCGCGTCAAGCGCAGCGAGTCCGGCATGATCACCGACCCCATCACGACGACGCAGGACGCGACGGTCGAAGAGGTCGACAACCTCTGCGCGAAGTACCGCATCTCGGGTCTTCCCGTCGTCGACGACGAGGGCAAGCTCGTCGGCATCATCACGAACCGCGACATGCGGTTCGTCTCGGGCTTCGAGCGTCAGACCACCTTCGTCAAGGACGTCATGACCAGGGAGAACCTGGTCACGGCTCCGGTCGGCGTGGCCGCGGGCGAGGTCATCGCCCTGTTCGCGAAGCACCGCGTCGAGAAGCTGCCGCTCATCGACGGCGACGGCAAGCTCGCCGGCCTCATCACCATCAAGGACTTCGACAAGAGCGAGAAGTACCCGCTCGCCACCAAGGATGACCAGGGCCGTCTGCGCGTCGGCGCTGCCATCGGCTTCTTCGGCGATGCCTGGGAGCGTGCCGAGGCGCTGCGCGACGCCGGTGTCGACGTTCTCGTGGTCGACACCGCCAACGGGCAGTCGCAGGGCGTCATCGATCTCGTTCGCCGGTTGAAGGCCGACGAGTCCTTCGCCCACATCGACATCATCGGCGGCAACGTCGCGACCCGCGAAGGCGCCCAGGCCCTGATCGACGCCGGCGTCGACGCCGTCAAGGTCGGAGTGGGCCCCGGGTCGATCTGCACCACGCGCGTCGTCGCCGGTGTCGGAGTGCCCCAGGTCACGGCAGTCTACGAAGCATCGCTCGCCGCTCGCCCCGCCGGCGTCCCCGTGATCGCCGACGGCGGCCTGCAGTATTCGGGCGACATCGCCAAGGCGCTGGTCGCCGGTGCCGACGCCGTGATGCTCGGCTCGCTCCTGGCCGGAACCGACGAGTCTCCCGGCGAGATCGTGTTCCAGTCCGGCAAGCAGTTCAAGCAGTACCGGGGCATGGGTTCGCTGGGCGCGATGCAGACCCGCGGCAAGCAGACCTCGTACTCGAAGGACCGCTACTTCCAGGCCGACGTCCCCAGTGACGACAAGCTGATCCCGGAGGGCATCGAGGGGCAGGTGCCCTACCGAGGACCGCTCTCCGCCGTCGCCTATCAGCTGGTCGGCGGACTGCGCCAGTCGATGTTCTACGTCGGCGCGCGCACGATCGAAGAGCTCAAGACGCGCGGCAAGTTCGTGCGCATCACCTCGGCCGGTCTCAAGGAATCGCACCCGCACGACGTGCAGATCGTGGTCGAGGCCCCGAACTACAAGAAGTAG
- a CDS encoding DUF2277 domain-containing protein yields MCRNIVPLNNLEPAATDEECHDAALQFVRKIAGTTAPSRANQTAFDSAVGEIAQVVSRLLSELVTTAPPKNREDEAAKRRARSAERYEAIRVFQQEKRAARAGG; encoded by the coding sequence ATGTGTCGGAACATCGTCCCGTTGAACAATCTCGAGCCCGCAGCGACCGATGAGGAATGCCACGACGCCGCCCTGCAGTTCGTGCGCAAGATCGCCGGGACCACGGCGCCGTCCCGAGCCAACCAGACCGCCTTCGACAGCGCGGTCGGCGAGATCGCCCAGGTCGTGAGCCGTCTTCTGAGCGAACTCGTGACCACCGCGCCACCGAAGAACCGCGAAGACGAAGCAGCGAAGCGGCGGGCGAGATCCGCGGAGCGCTACGAGGCGATCCGGGTCTTCCAACAGGAGAAGCGTGCCGCCCGCGCGGGAGGGTAG
- a CDS encoding branched-chain amino acid ABC transporter permease, producing MALSAFVFMPPSSASAETTDDGQEVTDFYLAGVVTFDDEPVEGVVMAIEGNGFKGETETDAEGKWRLYVPEKEKYTLTVDESTLPDGVIVDASLLPPGTQPIAGTTASFEVEFGLTGTKIMNLFLGEGQRITVSFIDQLLSRLVGGLNFGLLLALASMGAALIYGTTRLSNFAHAEMVTWGGLVALVTTTFWHLPLWLGVAAAVIGGGLFGWALDAGIWRPLRRRGLGVVQLMIVSIGLSLALRYAFQFMIGGGTYQLPGASPTPIQFGPISLSYIDMIAMGVSIVVILAVAFFLTRTRIGKATRAISDNPQLAAASGIDVDKVIRYVWILSGTLAAISGILWAYFRPGVKWDMGMQMLLLIFAAITLGGLGTAFGALVGSLIVGMAVEVSTLWIPSDLKYASALVVLIVILLVRPQGLLGRRERLG from the coding sequence ATGGCGCTCAGCGCGTTCGTGTTCATGCCCCCCTCATCGGCCTCGGCCGAGACGACAGACGACGGGCAGGAGGTCACGGACTTCTACCTGGCCGGCGTCGTCACCTTCGATGACGAACCCGTCGAAGGCGTCGTCATGGCGATCGAAGGCAACGGTTTCAAGGGCGAGACCGAGACCGACGCCGAAGGCAAGTGGCGCCTGTACGTGCCCGAGAAGGAGAAGTACACGCTGACGGTCGACGAGTCGACCCTCCCCGACGGTGTGATCGTCGATGCGAGCCTGCTGCCACCGGGCACGCAGCCGATCGCGGGAACGACCGCCTCCTTCGAGGTCGAGTTCGGTCTCACGGGGACCAAGATCATGAATCTGTTCCTCGGCGAGGGGCAGCGGATCACCGTCTCGTTCATCGATCAGCTCCTCTCGCGACTCGTCGGCGGCCTGAACTTCGGTCTGCTGCTGGCACTGGCCTCGATGGGTGCCGCTCTCATCTACGGCACCACGCGGCTGTCGAACTTCGCGCACGCCGAGATGGTGACCTGGGGCGGCCTCGTCGCCCTCGTCACGACCACGTTCTGGCACCTCCCGTTGTGGCTCGGCGTCGCCGCAGCCGTCATCGGCGGCGGCCTGTTCGGCTGGGCGTTGGATGCCGGCATCTGGCGTCCCCTGCGACGACGCGGTCTCGGCGTCGTGCAGCTGATGATCGTCAGCATCGGACTCTCGCTGGCACTGCGCTACGCCTTCCAGTTCATGATCGGCGGCGGCACCTACCAGCTCCCCGGCGCCAGCCCCACGCCGATCCAGTTCGGGCCGATCTCGCTGTCCTACATCGACATGATCGCGATGGGGGTGAGCATCGTGGTGATCCTGGCCGTGGCCTTCTTCCTGACGCGCACCCGCATCGGCAAGGCGACACGCGCGATCTCCGACAACCCGCAGCTCGCCGCCGCCTCCGGGATCGATGTGGACAAGGTCATCCGCTACGTCTGGATCCTCTCCGGCACCTTGGCGGCCATCTCCGGCATCCTCTGGGCCTACTTCCGCCCCGGTGTGAAGTGGGACATGGGCATGCAGATGCTGCTGCTGATCTTCGCGGCGATCACGCTCGGCGGCCTCGGCACCGCGTTCGGTGCTCTGGTGGGCTCCCTCATCGTCGGGATGGCGGTCGAGGTCTCCACCCTGTGGATCCCGTCCGACCTGAAGTATGCGAGCGCCCTCGTGGTGCTCATCGTCATCCTCCTCGTGAGACCGCAGGGGCTGCTCGGACGCAGGGAAAGGTTGGGCTGA
- a CDS encoding glycosyltransferase family 2 protein: MTDLSVLETVLVVILLLCVLVGTLPVINTGLQFLALPLHAFRNHYGKAAPYHPNVAVIIPAWNEGAVIGPAIERLLQLEYPAERLRIFVVDDASTDETPAIVGAKAQSHPGRVVHLRREKGGEGKAHTLNHGLDVVLADSWTESVLIMDADVIFARDSLRKLTRHLADEKVGAVTAYIAEGSRDRNYLTRFIAIEYVIGQLSARRVQNVGGAIACLAGGAQLHSRANLEAIGGRIPTGTLAEDTMTTFEGQLKGRRMVFEPHAVVLAEEPRTIDSLWKQRLRWARGNVQLTSIYRKLWFRPSREHNLGSFGFGLAWFTILLLPAFMLLAAAGMLALLVLHSDIAEFVFRFMWISAACIYLFSMLYSVQLDPRTGRHSWREAIMFPGLGALILMAIALFPWAFESLLTVIGLGLTDQSRFMWAVIFYLWGPISMLGIWLARAVEPLPGGRFFAGLLLYICGYGSLLCAITVDSYIKEWRRADASWIKTEKIGRVDS; encoded by the coding sequence ATGACGGACCTCTCCGTGCTGGAGACCGTGCTGGTCGTCATCCTCCTGCTGTGCGTCCTGGTCGGCACGCTGCCCGTGATCAACACCGGGTTGCAGTTCCTCGCGCTGCCTCTGCACGCGTTCCGCAACCACTACGGCAAGGCCGCGCCGTACCACCCGAACGTCGCCGTCATCATCCCGGCGTGGAACGAGGGGGCGGTGATCGGCCCCGCGATCGAACGTCTGCTGCAGCTGGAGTATCCCGCCGAGCGCCTTCGGATCTTCGTCGTCGACGATGCCTCGACGGACGAAACCCCCGCGATCGTCGGCGCCAAGGCGCAGTCCCACCCCGGTCGCGTCGTGCATCTGCGGCGCGAGAAGGGCGGCGAGGGCAAGGCGCACACTCTCAATCACGGCCTCGACGTCGTCCTAGCCGACTCCTGGACCGAGTCCGTGCTGATCATGGACGCGGATGTGATCTTCGCGCGCGACTCGCTGCGCAAACTCACCAGGCACCTCGCCGATGAGAAGGTCGGCGCCGTCACCGCGTACATCGCGGAGGGCAGCCGCGACCGCAACTACCTCACGCGGTTCATCGCGATCGAGTACGTGATCGGCCAGCTCTCCGCCCGTCGCGTGCAGAACGTGGGCGGCGCGATCGCCTGCCTCGCCGGCGGTGCGCAGCTGCACTCGCGGGCGAACCTCGAGGCCATCGGCGGAAGGATCCCCACGGGGACACTCGCCGAGGACACGATGACGACCTTCGAGGGGCAGCTCAAGGGGCGGCGGATGGTCTTCGAGCCGCACGCCGTGGTGCTGGCCGAGGAGCCGCGGACGATCGACAGTCTGTGGAAGCAGCGGCTGCGCTGGGCGCGCGGGAACGTGCAGCTCACCTCGATCTATCGCAAGCTCTGGTTCCGTCCGAGCCGGGAGCACAACCTGGGCAGTTTCGGGTTCGGTCTCGCGTGGTTCACGATCCTGCTGCTGCCCGCCTTCATGCTCCTGGCCGCGGCGGGGATGCTCGCACTGCTCGTCCTGCACAGCGACATCGCCGAGTTCGTCTTCCGCTTCATGTGGATCTCCGCAGCCTGCATCTACCTCTTCTCGATGCTGTACTCGGTGCAGCTCGATCCGCGGACGGGCCGGCATTCCTGGCGCGAGGCGATCATGTTCCCGGGGCTCGGGGCGCTGATCCTGATGGCCATCGCGCTGTTCCCCTGGGCGTTCGAGTCGCTCCTCACGGTGATCGGGCTGGGACTCACGGATCAGTCGCGCTTCATGTGGGCCGTGATCTTCTACCTGTGGGGGCCGATCTCGATGCTCGGCATCTGGCTGGCGCGTGCCGTGGAGCCCCTTCCCGGCGGCCGGTTCTTCGCGGGCCTGCTGCTCTACATCTGCGGGTACGGCTCCCTGCTGTGCGCCATCACCGTCGACTCCTACATCAAGGAGTGGCGTCGGGCCGATGCCTCCTGGATCAAGACCGAGAAGATCGGACGTGTCGACTCATGA
- a CDS encoding response regulator — protein sequence MSEDSPRVLVVDDDPDVALLVKTVLERRAGCIVDVAGDGLSAVERVAAMRPDVVVTDIEMPGLSGLELLAELRRTVPSVPVVVMTAHVSVEYAVSALRAQADEFLTKPLDNGKLVEAVMRLVEEGRRRREVARKPERVLAIGAHPDDVEIGVGGLLAAHAQAQDEITILTLSRGARGGDADSRQNESLASADMLGARLFLKDLVDTEISGGGSTVRIIEEVVQEVQPTIVYTHSSHDRHQDHRAVSEATIVATRRVGTVACYQSPSSTIDFRPTRFVRIDHFLDDKLRLLERFGSQTASRDYLEPEFVTATARYWSRFGGGTAVEPLEVVRETAEFIGAHELTRRES from the coding sequence ATGTCTGAGGATTCTCCTCGCGTACTCGTCGTCGATGACGATCCGGACGTCGCCCTGCTCGTGAAGACCGTGCTCGAGCGGCGCGCCGGGTGCATCGTCGATGTCGCCGGAGACGGCCTGTCGGCGGTGGAGCGCGTCGCCGCCATGCGCCCAGACGTCGTCGTGACCGACATCGAGATGCCGGGGCTCAGCGGTCTCGAGCTGCTGGCCGAGCTGCGGCGCACGGTGCCCTCGGTTCCCGTCGTGGTGATGACCGCCCATGTCTCCGTCGAATACGCGGTCTCCGCATTGCGGGCGCAGGCCGATGAGTTCCTGACCAAGCCGCTCGACAACGGCAAGCTCGTCGAGGCGGTCATGCGTCTCGTCGAGGAGGGCCGTCGTCGTCGCGAAGTGGCCCGCAAGCCCGAGCGGGTGCTCGCGATCGGAGCGCACCCCGATGATGTCGAGATCGGCGTCGGAGGACTCCTCGCCGCGCATGCCCAGGCTCAGGACGAGATCACGATCCTCACTCTCTCCCGCGGAGCCAGAGGGGGAGATGCCGACAGCCGGCAGAACGAGTCCCTGGCGTCTGCCGACATGCTGGGCGCCCGTCTCTTCCTGAAGGATCTCGTCGACACCGAGATCTCGGGAGGCGGCTCCACCGTCCGGATCATCGAAGAGGTCGTGCAGGAGGTCCAGCCGACGATCGTCTACACCCACTCGAGCCACGACCGCCATCAGGATCACCGCGCCGTGAGCGAGGCGACCATCGTGGCCACGCGGCGCGTGGGAACGGTGGCGTGCTACCAGAGCCCGTCATCGACGATCGACTTCCGCCCCACGCGGTTCGTGCGCATCGATCACTTCCTCGACGACAAGCTCCGGCTGCTCGAACGCTTCGGCTCCCAGACGGCGAGTCGTGACTACCTGGAACCCGAGTTCGTCACCGCGACGGCGCGGTACTGGTCGAGGTTCGGCGGGGGCACCGCCGTCGAACCCCTGGAAGTGGTGCGCGAGACAGCCGAGTTCATCGGTGCCCACGAACTCACGCGACGGGAGAGCTGA
- a CDS encoding PHP domain-containing protein — MSHALLRGDHHVHSTFSDDAVSTLAQNVEAAASAGLSTLRLVDHVRRSTTWVPEYLSAVRALRVPDGLTVLTGVEAKILDVAGALDVPPLPDGIDRILIADHQFPGVDGPLGPSAVRERIAAGWATDDVLDQFVEALIATMRRYPGNQLAHCFSILPKIGLSEADVGTQRTDAWARAAAETDTLVEVNEKWGCPGAGALAALRRAGATIVASTDSHDASEVGRYSRILPLLDAEEAS, encoded by the coding sequence GTGAGCCACGCGCTGCTTCGCGGCGACCATCACGTGCATTCGACGTTCTCGGACGATGCGGTGTCGACGCTCGCACAGAACGTCGAGGCGGCGGCATCGGCCGGGTTGAGCACGCTGCGGCTGGTCGATCACGTGCGCCGGAGCACCACCTGGGTTCCGGAGTACCTCTCCGCCGTGCGTGCCCTCAGGGTTCCGGACGGCCTGACCGTGCTCACCGGCGTGGAGGCGAAGATCCTCGACGTCGCCGGCGCACTCGATGTGCCGCCGCTTCCGGACGGGATCGATCGGATCCTCATCGCCGACCACCAGTTCCCCGGTGTCGACGGCCCTCTCGGCCCCTCCGCCGTGCGGGAGCGGATCGCCGCGGGCTGGGCGACCGACGACGTGCTCGACCAGTTCGTCGAGGCGCTCATCGCGACGATGCGCCGGTACCCGGGGAACCAGCTCGCGCACTGCTTCTCGATCCTCCCGAAGATCGGGCTGTCGGAGGCCGACGTGGGCACGCAGCGGACGGATGCCTGGGCACGAGCCGCCGCCGAGACCGACACGCTCGTCGAGGTGAACGAGAAGTGGGGCTGCCCCGGGGCCGGGGCCTTGGCCGCATTGCGTCGTGCCGGCGCGACGATCGTCGCCTCTACCGACAGCCACGACGCGTCGGAGGTCGGCCGATACTCCCGGATCCTCCCGTTGCTCGACGCGGAGGAGGCATCCTGA
- a CDS encoding DUF4190 domain-containing protein, with amino-acid sequence MTNPPFPEPPAPDSSNPVTPPPTAPPAPPAAPPTGPPTWDAGPGAAPAAGYSAPAAPAYPQPEPSPPGRVLSIVGLVLAFVAAPIGLILSIVAAVKLGKAGQPKGLAIAGIVVGAVLTIVEIIGIILFIAFFAAIFGMCAELGTGVWEVNGVTYTCG; translated from the coding sequence ATGACGAATCCCCCGTTCCCCGAACCGCCTGCACCGGATTCCTCGAACCCGGTGACCCCGCCACCGACCGCGCCCCCGGCCCCTCCGGCCGCACCTCCGACTGGGCCTCCGACGTGGGACGCCGGGCCGGGCGCCGCGCCCGCCGCCGGCTACTCGGCGCCCGCCGCGCCTGCGTATCCGCAGCCCGAGCCGAGCCCGCCGGGGCGCGTGCTGTCGATCGTCGGACTCGTCCTGGCGTTCGTGGCGGCCCCGATCGGCCTCATCCTGAGCATCGTCGCCGCCGTGAAGCTCGGCAAAGCCGGACAGCCGAAGGGTCTCGCGATCGCCGGCATCGTCGTCGGCGCGGTCCTGACGATCGTCGAGATCATCGGGATCATCCTCTTCATCGCCTTCTTCGCCGCCATCTTCGGCATGTGTGCCGAACTCGGCACAGGCGTCTGGGAGGTCAACGGGGTCACCTATACCTGCGGCTGA
- a CDS encoding sensor histidine kinase yields MRATPLDRAENRWYQVFDNPSPLLKQAPTVIATVVAAILTWWVPDLPISRIAPAVAGVAIVLVATVVAAVLTVRGVHEGWVVLLIPIVDIAGLGLFRTGTGGPTSLFSSLVLLPVVWLAAAPGIRWVFVVGGLTSIALLMPYFTDPPDTSVEWLRGVVGPLVFSAVAAVINQLSRQQRMRVEQAEELVAERTRSLSENVAMIVQLRDKERQYRELLDSFESLWSSITAQAVIATDRGGIVTAWNPGAVRLLGLPVDEALGGVRIDRFFSSAALSMLASDNTEPPHPVDGLSMADGALAPGIRALFAQADAGLTVDGDIEVVTAAGTTVPARVTVSPHKDGAGAQQGYLFVLTDETRAVEVARMKDEFVGMISHELRTPLSAIIGFLDLLQNDPAQPLTDDQQEFVGIIERNAQRLLNLVGDLLFTAQVESGRFPLEREEADVAALVRSAVASAGPHAQREGVELVAEVEPGAVPVFIDAGRVGQAIDNLLSNAIKFTPRGGTVTARVRAVDGGVEFSIADTGVGIPEDEQGMLFTRFFRASTATRNAVPGVGLGLTITRAIVLAHGGTMEVSSQEGVGTEFRFTLPAAPRTEVLMSLSRAD; encoded by the coding sequence ATGAGGGCGACACCGCTGGACCGTGCGGAGAACCGCTGGTACCAGGTCTTCGACAACCCGAGCCCGCTGCTCAAGCAGGCGCCGACGGTCATCGCGACGGTTGTCGCGGCGATCCTGACCTGGTGGGTCCCCGACCTTCCGATCTCACGCATCGCGCCGGCGGTGGCAGGGGTCGCCATCGTCCTCGTCGCCACGGTGGTCGCGGCCGTCCTCACGGTACGCGGGGTCCATGAGGGCTGGGTCGTGCTGCTCATCCCCATCGTCGACATCGCCGGTCTCGGGCTCTTTCGCACCGGCACCGGGGGCCCCACCTCGCTCTTCTCGTCGCTCGTGCTGCTGCCCGTGGTCTGGCTGGCCGCGGCCCCCGGCATCCGCTGGGTGTTCGTCGTCGGCGGGTTGACCTCCATCGCCCTGCTGATGCCGTACTTCACCGACCCACCCGACACCTCGGTCGAGTGGCTGCGCGGGGTGGTGGGTCCCCTCGTGTTCTCCGCGGTGGCCGCCGTCATCAACCAGCTCTCGCGGCAGCAGCGCATGCGCGTCGAGCAGGCGGAGGAACTCGTGGCCGAGCGCACCAGGTCGCTGTCGGAGAACGTCGCGATGATCGTGCAACTGCGCGACAAGGAGCGTCAGTACCGAGAGCTGTTGGATTCCTTCGAGAGCCTGTGGTCATCGATCACGGCGCAGGCGGTGATCGCCACGGACCGCGGCGGCATCGTGACGGCCTGGAACCCCGGGGCCGTCCGGCTTCTCGGCCTGCCGGTCGACGAGGCGCTGGGCGGCGTCCGCATCGACCGCTTCTTCTCGAGCGCCGCGCTGTCGATGCTGGCGTCGGACAACACGGAGCCACCGCATCCGGTAGACGGCCTGTCGATGGCAGACGGCGCGCTCGCCCCCGGCATCAGGGCTCTGTTCGCCCAGGCCGACGCGGGACTCACGGTCGACGGCGACATCGAGGTGGTCACGGCGGCAGGCACCACGGTTCCGGCGCGCGTGACCGTCAGCCCGCACAAGGACGGCGCCGGTGCGCAGCAGGGCTATCTGTTCGTCCTCACCGATGAGACCAGGGCCGTCGAGGTCGCCCGCATGAAGGACGAGTTCGTCGGGATGATCTCGCACGAGCTGCGCACGCCCCTCAGCGCGATCATCGGTTTCCTCGACCTCCTCCAGAACGATCCGGCGCAGCCGCTCACCGACGATCAGCAGGAGTTCGTCGGCATCATCGAGCGCAACGCGCAGCGTCTGCTCAACCTCGTCGGCGATCTGCTCTTCACCGCTCAGGTCGAATCCGGACGATTCCCGCTCGAGCGCGAGGAGGCCGACGTCGCCGCGCTGGTCCGGTCGGCGGTGGCGTCGGCCGGCCCGCACGCGCAGCGAGAGGGAGTCGAGCTCGTGGCGGAGGTCGAGCCGGGTGCCGTGCCCGTCTTCATCGACGCCGGCAGGGTGGGGCAGGCCATCGACAACCTGCTCTCCAACGCCATCAAGTTCACCCCGCGAGGGGGCACGGTCACCGCCCGCGTGCGCGCGGTCGACGGCGGCGTGGAGTTCTCGATCGCCGACACCGGGGTCGGCATCCCCGAAGACGAACAGGGGATGCTCTTCACCCGCTTCTTCCGCGCATCGACCGCGACGCGCAATGCGGTGCCGGGGGTGGGGCTCGGTCTCACGATCACCCGCGCGATCGTCCTGGCGCACGGCGGGACGATGGAGGTCTCGAGCCAGGAGGGCGTGGGAACGGAGTTCCGCTTCACCCTGCCGGCGGCTCCCCGCACCGAGGTGCTGATGAGTCTGAGCCGCGCCGACTGA
- a CDS encoding response regulator transcription factor, with translation MTGRPLALVVEDAPDQAALLRRYLDREGFDVFVARDAESAIAAFAEIDPVLAVLDLFLPGISGQECARAVRERFPECFLVISSVLDAVDYPPADAVLPKPITGSDLHAIVERVRR, from the coding sequence ATGACCGGCAGGCCGCTGGCCCTCGTCGTCGAGGACGCCCCTGATCAGGCCGCGCTGCTGCGCCGCTACCTCGATCGTGAGGGCTTCGACGTCTTCGTCGCCCGCGACGCGGAGTCGGCGATCGCGGCGTTCGCCGAGATCGACCCCGTCCTGGCTGTGCTCGACCTCTTCCTCCCCGGCATCTCGGGTCAGGAGTGCGCGCGCGCAGTCCGCGAGCGCTTCCCGGAGTGCTTCCTCGTGATCAGTTCGGTGCTCGACGCCGTCGACTACCCGCCGGCCGATGCCGTCCTGCCGAAGCCGATCACGGGCTCCGATCTGCATGCCATCGTGGAGAGGGTTCGACGATGA
- a CDS encoding OsmC family protein, which yields MTLLQEQLAGVADVTAAERAQRLTDAGAAWNERIAADHANAQLTYRVSGRGIGSVATEIRAGKHRFLVDEPGALAGDDVAASPVEYALGALVSCQVVVYRLYAQALGLTIDEIEITAEGDLDVRKLFGIDESGRAGFHDVRVSVEITGPDGAEQYENLRAVVDAHCPVLDLFAAPVPTSSVLA from the coding sequence ATGACTCTTCTCCAGGAACAGCTCGCGGGTGTCGCCGACGTCACTGCGGCCGAGCGTGCACAGCGACTCACCGACGCCGGAGCGGCGTGGAATGAGCGGATCGCGGCGGACCACGCGAACGCCCAGCTCACCTACCGGGTCAGTGGTCGGGGCATCGGGTCCGTGGCGACCGAGATCCGTGCGGGAAAGCATCGTTTCCTCGTCGACGAACCGGGTGCGCTCGCCGGCGACGATGTGGCGGCGAGCCCGGTCGAGTACGCGCTGGGCGCGCTGGTCTCGTGCCAGGTCGTCGTCTACCGGCTCTACGCGCAGGCTCTCGGGCTCACGATCGACGAGATCGAGATCACGGCCGAGGGCGACCTCGACGTGCGCAAGCTCTTCGGCATCGATGAGTCGGGGCGCGCCGGATTCCACGACGTGCGGGTGTCGGTCGAGATCACGGGCCCGGACGGTGCGGAACAGTACGAGAACCTGCGCGCCGTCGTCGATGCGCACTGCCCGGTGCTCGACCTGTTCGCCGCGCCCGTTCCGACCTCGAGCGTTCTCGCCTGA